The stretch of DNA AATAATTTTAATAAGTGTTGCAATTATCATTTATGCATTATTTGCTATTAAATCTCAATCAGCGTTATCTGGTTTTAATATAACCAATGAATTAAGTCATAAATTTATTTACAACATCGGTATAGACTTTAAAAACAGCGAAAGCCTTTCAGCTCAATCGGCAATTTTTAATGACTTAACTGAATTTATAACAAATAGTAGCAAAGCTAATGTAATTATTGAAAAAGTTAAGGTTAATGAACAGGGTCTAAATTCGTTATTGGTTTATTCAAACGTAAATATAAATGATTTTATTAATACAGAATTAGTTAACTTCTTTAACTCAAAAAATTATTTAAATGTCGAACTAGTTAAATCTGGAAATAATTTAAATAATTCATACATTGGCGCTTCAATTGGATGAACAGCTTTATTAATTATTTTGATAAATATAACTGTTATTGTTTATATCACATTTAGATATTCATTCCAATCAGCACTAGTTTATTTAATTAAACAATTATTATTAATCAGTTTAGTAATTTCTTCATTAATTATTCTTAGAACCAAAATTGATAATTTTGTATTTGATGGATTATTATTTATATCATTCATAAATGTTTTAGATTCAATAATAAATGCTTCTAGAATTAAGGCTGAAATTAAAAAAGATATAAATACAAAGAACTTTATTTACAAACCAGAACAAGTTAACAGTATTATTAAAATATTATTATCAGACGTAATTGGCTTACAACATTTTAATTTATTCTTAGGATTTATTTTATTATCTTCAGCACCATTTTTATTAGTTAATGTTTCATTTAATTTAATTTTAGCTTTTCAACTATCATTATTATTTATATGATACTTAAACCTATTTATCATGCCAAAAATTTGAGAACAACTAATTAATATTAAATTTAAGAATAAACAAAAAAGAATAGAAAAAGATTTCTGAAAAACAGAAAAAATTCAAGAACAAACATTTATTGGAATTAATGATTTTTCAATGTAATTTTAAAAAATATAAAAGTATTTAAGAGGTCAAAATGTTTAATAGATTAAAGGGAACTAAAGATATTTTTGGAAAAGAAGCTAGAATATTAAATTTTATTCGTCAAACTTTTGAAAAAGTAAGTGATAGATATAATTTTAGTTTTATTGAAACACCTATTATCGAAGACTATGCTCTTTTTGTTCGCGCTACGGGTGAAACAAGTGATATAGTTACCAAAGAAATGTATGTTTTTCAAGATAAAGGTCAAAGAACAATAAGTTTAAGACCTGAGTGTACAGCTTCAACAATTAGAGCTTATGTTGAAAATAAAATAAATAATTTAGAAAAAACCAAATTGTATTATTTTGGCCCAATGTTTAGATATGAAAGACCTCAGAAGGGAAGATATAGACAATTTATTCAAGGTGGTGTTGAACTTATCGAAGATAAATCTGTTTTATCCAATTTTGAAATAATAAAATTTGCTAACGATTTTTTAAAGGAATTAAAATTAAACGATTTTGTATTGCAAATTAACAATTTAGGAAGCTTTGAAAGTAGAAATAAATACATTAATTATTTAAAAGACTACTTCCAAAAATATAAAGACCAACTTAGTGAAATATCACAACTTCGTTTAGAGAAAAATGTTTTAAGAATTCTTGATGATAAAGAAGAAAACCAAAAGGAATTTGTTAAAAAAGCACCTAAACTTATTGAGTTTTTATCAGATGAAGAAAAGAAAGATTTTGATGAATTAATTAATTTATTAAACAATTTTGGAATATCATATGAAATAAATCCTTATTTAGTTAGAGGACTAGATTATTACACTGATATTGTTTTTGAATTTGTTTCTACCTCTGAAGCTTTAGGATCACAATCAACTATCTTAGGTGGTGGAAGATATGACGGAATGATTGAATCTTTTGGAGGACCAAAAATTGGATCAATCGGATTTGCTTTTGGACTAGACAGAATAGCAGAAATAATTTCTTTTAATATTGAAAAATACGATAATCTGAAAAATAAATTAGATATTTTAATAGCTTATCTAAATGACGAAGAAAAACAAGAAATCATTAATATTGCTTATGATCTTCGTAAAGAATTTAATGTTGAACTAATAAATAAAAAAATAACAATTAAACAACTATTTAAACAAAACTATCAATTAAAACCTAATATTTTAATTTTTAAAGAACTAAATTCAAAAGAAAATGAAATAAAAATGAAAATAAATGAAAAAGAATTTGTTTTTGAATATAGAAATGTTGAAGATTTTAAAAATAAGTTAAAGGAAGTAAAGTAATGAAAAAAGTATATTGTTCAAACCTTAATTTAAATAATGTTGATCAAGAGGTCGAATTATATGGCTGAATTGCAAATAAAAGAAAATTCAAAAATCAAATGTTTGTAGATTTTCGTGATTCAAGCGGAATTGTACAATTAATTTTCACAAATGTTTCTGATCCTCTTTTAACTAAAGAAAGCTGTTTGAAAGTTAAAGGAACAGTTCAAAAACGTCTTGAGGCAAACGAACAATTAAAATCAGGGCAGATTGAAGTTTTAGTTAATGAATATGAAATTTTAAATTCTTCTAAACAAATTCCTTTTGATATTAATGATGATAAAATGAATTCTGCAAATGAAGATTTAAGATTAGAATATAGATTTCTAGATATCAGAAATGAAAGAGTTTTAGAAAATCTTAAATTAAGACATAAATTATCTTTATATATAAGAAACTTTTTCGATAAAAAAGGATTTATAGAAGTAGAAACACCTATTTTAGCAAAATCAACACCTGAAGGGGCTAGAGACTATCTTGTTCCTACAAGAAGAAAGGGAAAGTTTTTCGCATTACCACAATCGCCTCAATTATTTAAACAATTATTAATGGCTGGTGGAGTAGAAAAATATTTTCAATTAGCAAGAGTTTTTAGAGATGAAGATTTAAGAAAAGACCGTCAACCAGAATTTACTCAATTAGATATAGAAATGTCTTTCGCAACAAAAGAAGAAATTTTTAATATTTGTGAGGAAATGTGAGTTGATGTTTTAGGAAAATTAGGATATGATATTAACTTAAATTTCCCAAAAATGGACTTTGATTACTCAATGCAACATTATGGAAATGATAAACCAGATACAAGATATGAATATTTAATTCAAGACTATTCAAAACTTTTTTCACACAAATTTAATAGAAAATTTGTAAAAGCTATTATTTTTGATCGCAATATAAATGAACATATTAAATTAATTAATGAAACTTTTAAGAAAAATGGCGGTGACTTTTTTGAAATATTAGATTTATCTTGTGCAACATGTGAAGTTGGCAAACACTTATCAAATATTGATGAATCAAAAAAACATAATAATTCATATGCTTTAATTTCCGCTGGTGATGAAGAAGATAATGTATTAAAATCATTAGGAGCTATTAGAACACTTTTAAATGATATTTATCAATTAGCTGATCCTAATAAACTAAACTTTTTATGAATCGTAAATTGACCAATGTTTGAATACGACAAGGAATCAGAAAGATATGTTCCTGCCCACCATCCATTCACACAGTTTGAAGAAGAAACAATAAAATATTTAGAAAATAAGGAATTTCCTAAAGTTAAAGCAAAATCATACGACCTCGTTTTAAATGGTTTCGAATTAGGGTCTGGTTCTATTAGAATATATGATTTAGAAACACAAAAAATGATGTTTAATATATTAAATATATCTGAGAAAGAACAAAAATCTAGATTTGGATTTTTCTTAAAGTCATTTGAATATGGACTTCCCCCTCATTGCGGTATTGCTTTTGGTATCGAAAGAATTTTAATGATTTTAACAAAGTCAACATCAATTAGAGATGTTATTGCATTTCCTAAAAATGCAAAAGGAGTAGATTTACTTACAAGTGCACCTTCTGAAGTTACAAAAGAACAACTTTTAGAATATGGTTTAGAAATCAAAAAATAAAATTAAGGAGAAATTATATGAGTAGTACATTAGTATGAATTTTAGTTGTAATATTATCAATAATTTCATTAGGTATAATTGGAATATCATTTATGATGGCTCCAGATTCTAATAGTTTTAGTGGTGCTTTAGTTGGAAGTAATGACTTAGATTTATTTAAAATTTCAAAAGAACGTGGGATAAAGAAAGTTCTTAAATGATCAATGATTACTTTAGGCGTTCTAATGTTCATTTTTGCGATTGTTTTACGTGTTGTTTGACAACAAGGTTAATAATATATAATGAAAAAAGAAAATACGAACTTTAAAACTTTAGATTCAAATGAAATTTTGGAATTTATTCAAAATAATCCTTTGGGTCTAAGTTTTTTAGAAATAGTAAAAAAGAAAAAAATACATCCAACATTAAACGCTAAACTTTCCATGATTTTAAAAAATCTTGTTTCTGAAAATAAAATAGAAGTTAAAAAAAATAGTGATTATGCTCCTATTTTTTATATAAAAACTGTGCAAAATAATGTTGCAATAACCAATAAAAGATTAGGGTTCATTGAATTTGAAGATGGCAAAATTAATAAGTCTGCGATTTTATTTCCTTTTGAAATTAGAAATCTTTTAGATGGAGATTTAATTGAAGCTAAAATATTTTATTATTACAATGAAAACAAAGAAGTTTTGTATAAAGCAAAAATTGAAAAATTATTAGATCATAAGAAAAAAATCCTTGTTGGTAAATTGATTAAAAATCAAAAAAACTTTTATGTTTTTGAACCATTAAATGATAAAGATAAGGGAAATATTGAAATTTTAAATAAAAGTCAAATTCCTAAAAATATCAAAGAAGATGATATTGTTGAAGTTTCAATTTTAAATCCTAACAACAAGAATATCGCTGTGGCTTTTAATAAAATTTTAAGTAACACAAAAGATTTTGATTATCCATTTAAAAAAATATTTTCAGAAAATGAGATTAATTTAGATTTTAATGAAAATGTTATCTTTGAGTCTAAATCTTTACCTACAGAAGTTAATAGCTATGAAATTTCAAAAAGAAAGGATTTAAGAAACTTACTAACCGTTACAATTGATGGATTAGATACAAAGGATTTTGACGACGCTATATCATGTTATATATTACCAAATGGAAACACTAAGCTTTTTATTCATATAGCTGACGTATCCTATTATGTTAAAGAAAATGGTGCTATTGATCAAGAAGCGCTATTGAGAGGAACTTCTATATACTTACCAGATAAGGTAATTCCAATGCTCCCATTTGAGCTATCTAATGGAATTTGTTCGCTAAACCCTAATGTGGATAGATGTACAATAACTTTAGAACTTGAGATCGATAAGAATGGAAATAATGTTGATGAAAAAATTTATGAAAGCGTCATTAATTCAAACTATCGTTTGACTTACAATGAGGTAAACGATTATTTTGAAAATAAAATAAAATTGCCAACCGAATTAGAGAATCTTCTTAATGATTCGAGAAATATTTCTAAAGTTATTCGAAATTGCAAATTGCAAGATGGATACGTTAATTTTGAAATTAAGGAACCTAAGATTATTATTCAAGATAATAAGGTTATAGGAATTAAAATAAGAGAAGAAGGTGAAAGTGAAAATATGATTGAGGACTTTATGGTTAGGACTAATGAAACAATTGCTTCAATCATGAGCAAAAAAAATATTCCATCAATTTACCGTATTCATGATAAACCTTCAGATGAAAAATTATTTGAATTACAAGATTTAATTAAATTTGCAAATTATAAAGATGTTCAAGTGCCATTTGATGGCGAACCACTAAGTTTTGCGAAAATGGTAAATAAGATTAAAGAAAAAGGGCTAAGTGAATACTTTAAAAATGCATTTTTAAGAACAATGCAGAAGGCCATTTATTCTTCTAATAATATTGGTCATTTTGGTTTAGCTTCAAAGTTTTATTCTCATTTTACTTCCCCAATTAGAAGATATCCTGATTTATTATTACATCGTTTAATTAAAAAATACTTATTTGAAAATAAAACTTTTTCTGATCAAGAATTTGAAGAAATTTCAAATCAAATTGAAAATATTGCAAATCTCAATTCATTAAGCGAAAAAACAGCAATGACAGTAGAAAGAAATATTGTAGATATTAGAAAAGCTGAGTATTTTGAATCATTAATAAATAAAGAATTTTTAGCAACATTAGTTTCGATAGAAAAATTTGGTCTATTTTTAAATATCAACGAATTTCAAACAAGTGTATTAATTAGATTTGAAGACTTAAATGATGAAGTTGTTAAAATATCTAATTTTGAAGGAAAAGGAAATAAATATAATTTTAAAGTTGGAAAAGATTACTGTATAAAGATCGAAAGTATAGAAAGAGAAAAAGGAAATATTAATGCAAAATTGTGTTAATGTTTCTTTTTTTAATTTAAATAATTTATTTAAAAATAAACTAAACTGTAGAACCAATACCAAAAAAATGTGTGGATCGGGGTTCGATTCCCCGCACCTCCACCATTAGAGTTAAGTATAGTCGATACCAAAATATCGGCTATTTTTTTTATATAGGCATAAATACTACAAATAATAATGATTTATAAGGTATTTCTACAATAAATATAGCAGTAGTAGTATATATAGCATTTATATATAAATTTAAATCGTTAAATTATTATTAATCGTTAAACTACTACTAACTATATATAAAGATATATAAGAGAAGAAATATCAAATTTTATAAATACTCCCACGTGACACGTGACAAACGTGACAGTTTTAACAAATTAAAAACTCTAGCCTGCTAAACTAGAGTTCAATATTTATTACTGAGCCATCTTTAAAATTGAATTCGAGGTGGTTATCTTTATATACTTTTATGTTGATGATTGTTAAATTGAAGAGTTTATCGTTAAATTCTAAATTCAGTGTATCGGTAGCTTTAATTTCATTGATGAATGCTTGAAGCTTAATTGATTGTCTATTCCTATCGACTTGTTCAGCCATAAGCTTATTGTACTCGTCTTGAGCTTTAGTAAATCTTTTTACCAGATCTACATATTCTTCCATGTAAGCTTCATATTTCATTTGTTTCTTTTCTTTGTTGAAAATGTGTTGGTCACATAAACCACTAACTACTAGTATTTCATTCTTGGCTTGTTCCATAGGCTTTGATAGATTAACATCTAGTAGTTTTTCTTTTACTAGAAGAAGATTTGAAATAAGAAGGTCCTTATCTTTAAGAAGAATGTTTATTGCTTTTAAATAGGCATTTTTAATTGTTTCTTCATCAAGAGTAGGAGTAGTGCATTTAGTTCCATTAAATTTATTATTACATTGCCATACGACATGCCTATAGATATCATCAATATGATGTTGTTAAAAAGATTTTAGCAGATGTTAAAGAAAAAGGTGCTGGTGTAAATTATTTAATTGAGCATTCAGCTGGATCTGGTAAATCTAATTCTATTGCTTGGATAGCTTATAGACTAGCATCTGCATTTGATAAAGATGATAAATACATTTTTGACTCAGTAATTATTGTTACAAATAGAATTGTTTTAGATTCTCAATTACAAGATACTATCAATTCATTTGACCATAAAGCTGGATTAGTTGAGTGCATTACTCAAAAGAAAGGCTCTAGAGGTCTTGTTGATGCTATTAATGATAAGAAAAAGATTATTATTTGTACTATTCAAAAATTCTTATATGCTTACAAAGATTTTGATGAATTAAAAGGTAGAAACTTTGCGGTTATTATTGATGAAGCACATCAAGGTCAAAGTGGTGAATCTGCTAGAACATTAAGAAGTTCTTTAATTGATGTAGAGAAAGAAAAGAAGGCATTTGCAGAAGAAAATGATATGAATCCTGATACAATAGAAGAGACTGAAGAATTATTAAATATCTTAGGTCAAGGACATCATGAGAATCAATCATTCTTTGCTTTTGCTGCAACACCTATAAATAAAACACTGGAGTTGTTTGGAACTAGTATCGGTGATGAAAAGAAAAAACCATTCCATACTTATTCTATGAGACAAGCAATAGAGGAAGGCTTTATTTTAGATGTTTTAAGTACATATGTAACTATTAAAGAAGCATTTAAGTTAATCACTAATACAGAAGATAACCCTGAATTATTAGAAGAAAAAGCAAAAAGAGCTTTATTTAAATATTATAAACAACATGAATTTAACATTTCTCAAAAGGTAGATATGATTATGGATAACTTCCTTAATAATAGCAGAAAGAAGATTAACGGTCATGGTAAGGCTATGATTGTTACTGATTCTAGACAAAGTGCTGTTTTATATTATCAAGCAGTTAAAGAGTATTTATCAAAGCATCCAGACGAAACTAAAGGATGCGGTGTTTTAGTTGCTTTCTCAGGTAAAGTCAAATTTGATGGTGATGATACTGAGTATATTGAAGCTGAAATGAATGAATATCCTGATGGTAAGAAAATTAATTCAGATGCTAAGTTTAGAAAGGCATTTAAGAGTGATGATTTCAACATTATGGTTGTTGCTGATAAATATCAGACAGGATATGATGAACCATTGTTACATTCAATGTTCGTAGATAAGAAATTAAAAGGAGTTAATGCGGTTCAAACATTATCTAGATTAAATAGAACTTGTCCATTTAAAAATGATACTTTCGTACTTGATTTTGCTAATACATCAGAAAGTATTAAAGAGTCATTCCAACCTTTCTATGAAGAGACTACATTAGTAGGAAGCAGTGATGTAAATAGAGTTTATGATTTAAGAAGCAAATTAAATGAGTTTTCACTCTTTAATGATGAAGATATAGATAAATTCTATGCAATTATGAAAGTTAATTCTGATAAGAAAAAACAAGATGACTCCGCAATTGGAAAACTTGTAAGTGTCATGAAACCAGCAGTAGATAATTACGCTGATTTAGATGATGACAAGAGATTACTTGCTAGAGATACAATGATGAAGTTTATTCGTTCATATGGATTTGTAACTCAGCTTGTAAGAATTAATGATGAAGACTTATTTAAAGATTATTTATATATTTCTCATTTAATTAGATTATTACCAAAGACACAATATCCTGTGTTTGATTTAACAGGTAAAGTATCACTTGAATATGCTAAATTAAAAGAAACATTTAAAGGTGCTATTGAACTTGAAAAAGAAGGTGGCGAAGTTGTTCCTGGTAAAGGAGCTAAACCAACTAAAAAGAGTAATAAGACTGATACTTTAGAAAGAATTGTTGAAAAGGTTAACGAGAAATATCAAGATGATTTTTCAGCAGCTGATAAGGTAGCACTTGATAGTGTATTCCAGATGCTTATGGGGGATCCTGTTGTTAAGAAAAAACTTACTGAGTATGCCAAAACTAATGATGCTCAAATGTTTATTAAATCAATATTCCCTAAAGAATTTGAAAGAGTATTAGTTAAATGTTACACAAAGAACGATGATGCTTTCCAAAGATTACTTGGAAACGATCAATTCCAAAAGGCTGTAATGGATATTATGGCAAAAGAACTATATAAGACATTAGTGTCAGGAAAATAAGATAAATTAAAATACGATATAACAACATCATATAAAGAGAGGCGAAAAATATGACACAACAA from Mycoplasmopsis arginini encodes:
- the hisS gene encoding histidine--tRNA ligase: MFNRLKGTKDIFGKEARILNFIRQTFEKVSDRYNFSFIETPIIEDYALFVRATGETSDIVTKEMYVFQDKGQRTISLRPECTASTIRAYVENKINNLEKTKLYYFGPMFRYERPQKGRYRQFIQGGVELIEDKSVLSNFEIIKFANDFLKELKLNDFVLQINNLGSFESRNKYINYLKDYFQKYKDQLSEISQLRLEKNVLRILDDKEENQKEFVKKAPKLIEFLSDEEKKDFDELINLLNNFGISYEINPYLVRGLDYYTDIVFEFVSTSEALGSQSTILGGGRYDGMIESFGGPKIGSIGFAFGLDRIAEIISFNIEKYDNLKNKLDILIAYLNDEEKQEIINIAYDLRKEFNVELINKKITIKQLFKQNYQLKPNILIFKELNSKENEIKMKINEKEFVFEYRNVEDFKNKLKEVK
- the aspS gene encoding aspartate--tRNA ligase, whose protein sequence is MKKVYCSNLNLNNVDQEVELYGWIANKRKFKNQMFVDFRDSSGIVQLIFTNVSDPLLTKESCLKVKGTVQKRLEANEQLKSGQIEVLVNEYEILNSSKQIPFDINDDKMNSANEDLRLEYRFLDIRNERVLENLKLRHKLSLYIRNFFDKKGFIEVETPILAKSTPEGARDYLVPTRRKGKFFALPQSPQLFKQLLMAGGVEKYFQLARVFRDEDLRKDRQPEFTQLDIEMSFATKEEIFNICEEMWVDVLGKLGYDINLNFPKMDFDYSMQHYGNDKPDTRYEYLIQDYSKLFSHKFNRKFVKAIIFDRNINEHIKLINETFKKNGGDFFEILDLSCATCEVGKHLSNIDESKKHNNSYALISAGDEEDNVLKSLGAIRTLLNDIYQLADPNKLNFLWIVNWPMFEYDKESERYVPAHHPFTQFEEETIKYLENKEFPKVKAKSYDLVLNGFELGSGSIRIYDLETQKMMFNILNISEKEQKSRFGFFLKSFEYGLPPHCGIAFGIERILMILTKSTSIRDVIAFPKNAKGVDLLTSAPSEVTKEQLLEYGLEIKK
- the secG gene encoding preprotein translocase subunit SecG, yielding MSSTLVWILVVILSIISLGIIGISFMMAPDSNSFSGALVGSNDLDLFKISKERGIKKVLKWSMITLGVLMFIFAIVLRVVWQQG
- the rnr gene encoding ribonuclease R, with the translated sequence MKKENTNFKTLDSNEILEFIQNNPLGLSFLEIVKKKKIHPTLNAKLSMILKNLVSENKIEVKKNSDYAPIFYIKTVQNNVAITNKRLGFIEFEDGKINKSAILFPFEIRNLLDGDLIEAKIFYYYNENKEVLYKAKIEKLLDHKKKILVGKLIKNQKNFYVFEPLNDKDKGNIEILNKSQIPKNIKEDDIVEVSILNPNNKNIAVAFNKILSNTKDFDYPFKKIFSENEINLDFNENVIFESKSLPTEVNSYEISKRKDLRNLLTVTIDGLDTKDFDDAISCYILPNGNTKLFIHIADVSYYVKENGAIDQEALLRGTSIYLPDKVIPMLPFELSNGICSLNPNVDRCTITLELEIDKNGNNVDEKIYESVINSNYRLTYNEVNDYFENKIKLPTELENLLNDSRNISKVIRNCKLQDGYVNFEIKEPKIIIQDNKVIGIKIREEGESENMIEDFMVRTNETIASIMSKKNIPSIYRIHDKPSDEKLFELQDLIKFANYKDVQVPFDGEPLSFAKMVNKIKEKGLSEYFKNAFLRTMQKAIYSSNNIGHFGLASKFYSHFTSPIRRYPDLLLHRLIKKYLFENKTFSDQEFEEISNQIENIANLNSLSEKTAMTVERNIVDIRKAEYFESLINKEFLATLVSIEKFGLFLNINEFQTSVLIRFEDLNDEVVKISNFEGKGNKYNFKVGKDYCIKIESIEREKGNINAKLC